GCTCTAATATCGCTACTATTTCTATCATTTGTTGGACTTTTGATTTATCTCGACATTGCTAAAATCATATCTATATCAGAATATTTTTCAGCAGCTATTTTCTATTTGGTAAATACCACCACTTTTATTTTTGTTCCAGCTTTATTTGCGGTAATATCCTATTATTGGGCCTATACTATATTAAAAAACAACGCTTATATTGAAGATTCTCAAAAATTGACGATAAAAAAAAGTAATGGATTTTCTTTCTTAAATAATTATGGAGAAATAGGTCAACTAATTGGAGTTGAATTGAAAATGATTTTACGAAACAAAAGACCTCGATCACTTTTGTATATAAGTGGATTGTTTGTACTTTATGGTTTCATGTTCTATAAAAACGAGAATTTGGATAATTACATAATATTAAGTTTGTCAGGTCTTTTATTACCTGCAATGTTTTCTACAAACTATGGACAATTCCTATTCTCATGGGAAAGTTCATTTTTTGATAGTTATTTGACAAACAAAATTTCCCATTTCAACTATATAAAGTCGAAACACATATTTTTTTCAATATCAAGTTCAATCGGATTTTTACTTGTTCTGCCATACGCGTTGATTAGTTCAAAAATCGCTTTCATTAATGCCGCTTTCTTATTGTATAATATTGGTATATCGTCAATAATAATGATGTTCTTTTGCACTTTTAATACATCATATATAGATTTAGGTAAAAGTCAATTTATGAACTATCAAGGTACGGGCATAACGCAATTTTTAGTAATTCTACCAATAATAGGAATTCCGCTATTAATCTATTTTCTACATAAAATACTTGGAATTCTTCCCTATTACTATTATTCAATAGCTGTAATAGGATTAATTGGAATAGCATTAAATAAACATATGTTGGAAATGGTTGAAAGCCGTTTTATGAAACGTAGATATAAAATGGCTGTAGGTTTTAGAAAAAAATAAGAAAATTATGATTGAGATATTTAATCTTCAAAAAGTATACGGAACTCAAATGGCTCTTTCCGTTGACAATCTTAAAATAGCCAAAAATGACTTTGTTGGTTTAGTAGGCAACAATGGAGCAGGAAAAACAACCATGCTTAGCTTAATACTCGACTTAATTGAACCTACAAAAGGATATGTAACATCAAAATTGATAAAAGTTTCAGATTCTGATGAGTGGAAAAGTTATACTGGATCATTTCTAAATGAAGGTTTTCTTATTCCTTTTTTGAGTCCTATTGAATTTTTTGAGTTTATTGGAAGTTTGCACGGAAAAAACAGTGCTGATATTAAAGATTTTCTGGAAGAGAATGAGCAATTTTTCAAGCAAGATGCTTTTTCCGGTAAATATATTCGAGAACTGTCGGCAGGGAATAAAAATAAAATTGGCATTTTAGCTTCATTCCTTTCAAAACCAGAGATACTAATTCTTGATGAACCTTTTTCTAATCTGGATCCAAGTTCTCAATCTTGGTTAAAATCAAAATTAAAAGCACTAAGCAATGAAGGTGTTACAATATTGATTTCAAGCCATGATTTAAAACATGTAACTGAAGTGTGTAATCGAATACTTTTACTTGAAGATGGTCATATTGTTAAAGACACAAATACAAGTAATGAAACATTGATTGAGTTGGAGCAATATTTTGACATCTAAAAATGTCAGTGGTTAACAAGCAATATAACCAATGTCGGGCGCGGTGGTAGCTTGAAAGCGTCTGCCCCGCTCAAAGTTTTGTAACGGTTGACAGGGATGTCGCCCGCATTCCGCCACTGGTCATATTGCAAACCGTTGTGCCGCATACTAGAAAAGACCTGCAATGATGTAAATAAATGAAAAAAACTCCTGATAGAAAATATAGACTTCAATCTGCAGAGGATTGGATAAAAACATATTCAGGGAATAATATTGTTAAGGGATATTCAAAAAAGTACTCCG
The genomic region above belongs to Xiashengella succiniciproducens and contains:
- a CDS encoding ABC transporter ATP-binding protein, encoding MIEIFNLQKVYGTQMALSVDNLKIAKNDFVGLVGNNGAGKTTMLSLILDLIEPTKGYVTSKLIKVSDSDEWKSYTGSFLNEGFLIPFLSPIEFFEFIGSLHGKNSADIKDFLEENEQFFKQDAFSGKYIRELSAGNKNKIGILASFLSKPEILILDEPFSNLDPSSQSWLKSKLKALSNEGVTILISSHDLKHVTEVCNRILLLEDGHIVKDTNTSNETLIELEQYFDI
- a CDS encoding DUF5687 family protein — its product is MYKLLTHQWKEKIRSSFWQKNIILNIVLGILGLYLILNFIAVSFFADKILLDVFKDCDVIESFTRLLFYYLLFDLIARFFFQQLPTISIQPYLTLPIKKNTLIHYPIIKSVFSFFNLLAILLILPFFIKNIYLTQSFQFSLLWIVTVLSLIAGNNFLNFSLKKYFSRQALISLLFLSFVGLLIYLDIAKIISISEYFSAAIFYLVNTTTFIFVPALFAVISYYWAYTILKNNAYIEDSQKLTIKKSNGFSFLNNYGEIGQLIGVELKMILRNKRPRSLLYISGLFVLYGFMFYKNENLDNYIILSLSGLLLPAMFSTNYGQFLFSWESSFFDSYLTNKISHFNYIKSKHIFFSISSSIGFLLVLPYALISSKIAFINAAFLLYNIGISSIIMMFFCTFNTSYIDLGKSQFMNYQGTGITQFLVILPIIGIPLLIYFLHKILGILPYYYYSIAVIGLIGIALNKHMLEMVESRFMKRRYKMAVGFRKK